The Thermococcus stetteri genome has a segment encoding these proteins:
- a CDS encoding CBS domain-containing protein encodes MVGIQVQEVMSDNFQKIDIDAPLSEAIGIFEKEDPDLILVFDGNLYKGVLTQDLIIRSHLKWDPTKAKVRDVYKPAPVIKPEEDLSKAAKLMIEVDLRSLPVGENKAEIIGVVNDMAVLERVAQEKFGRGKVEEYMTKDVITLKPDDTVAKALATMRDHAISRIPVVDEEGKLEGLVTLHDLIIRFIKPRFKAQYGEVAGEKIPPFSMPLRDVMIRGVITVLPDATVREAVATMRDNDIDGLVVVNEDNKVVGILTVKDLLLPISKMTEKEARFYLQLGGDAAILSDFTRERIIQDIRRFVDGYEDLLGQEGIIYLHVRRFPEKLRGVHLYQARMRVVTDRGTFVATGETWGAIQAVHDALRAIERQLLQKAELEKDLRYAKRFIEKLGLA; translated from the coding sequence ATGGTCGGAATCCAGGTGCAGGAGGTAATGAGCGACAACTTCCAGAAGATCGACATCGACGCCCCGCTTTCTGAGGCCATAGGCATCTTCGAGAAGGAAGACCCCGACCTTATTCTCGTGTTCGATGGGAACCTGTACAAGGGCGTATTGACCCAGGACTTGATCATTCGCTCCCACCTCAAGTGGGATCCAACTAAGGCCAAGGTTAGGGACGTCTACAAGCCTGCCCCCGTTATCAAGCCCGAGGAGGACTTAAGTAAGGCTGCCAAGCTCATGATTGAAGTTGATCTCCGCTCGCTCCCCGTTGGGGAGAACAAGGCCGAGATAATTGGTGTTGTAAACGATATGGCCGTCCTTGAGAGGGTCGCCCAAGAGAAGTTCGGCAGAGGCAAGGTGGAGGAGTACATGACGAAGGACGTCATAACCCTCAAGCCGGACGACACCGTTGCCAAGGCCCTCGCGACAATGCGCGACCACGCGATCTCAAGGATACCTGTGGTAGACGAGGAGGGCAAGCTTGAAGGACTGGTTACTCTCCACGACCTCATAATCAGGTTCATTAAACCGCGCTTCAAGGCCCAGTATGGTGAAGTTGCCGGTGAGAAGATACCGCCCTTCAGCATGCCCCTCAGGGACGTCATGATAAGGGGAGTCATAACGGTACTGCCCGATGCGACAGTGAGGGAGGCCGTCGCAACGATGAGGGACAACGACATCGATGGCTTAGTGGTAGTCAACGAGGACAACAAGGTAGTTGGAATCCTCACCGTCAAGGATCTCCTCCTGCCGATATCAAAGATGACCGAGAAGGAGGCCAGGTTCTACCTCCAGCTCGGCGGCGACGCGGCAATACTCAGCGACTTCACGAGGGAGCGCATAATCCAGGACATAAGGCGCTTCGTTGACGGCTACGAGGATCTCCTTGGCCAGGAGGGTATAATATACCTCCACGTCCGCCGCTTCCCGGAGAAGCTCAGGGGAGTCCACCTCTACCAGGCCAGGATGAGGGTCGTTACCGACAGGGGCACCTTCGTGGCAACTGGTGAGACCTGGGGAGCCATCCAGGCAGTCCACGATGCCCTCAGGGCCATAGAGAGACAGCTCCTCCAGAAGGCGGAGCTTGAAAAAGATTTGAGGTATGCAAAGCGCTTCATTGAGAAGCTAGGTCTTGCCTGA
- a CDS encoding DUF835 domain-containing protein, producing the protein MSALYGLLIPVLNFISRWTLFIATAYQAKKTREKGWVLLSAAFLIGALDIENYVLTPVGVKFKEDAYLVASVTPNFAMAIMFLWGARHVKCGKTEFEDALYAAVFGVVSYIWIFLVASNLKPFENPTVAYSLPSLIFGLSIIYLGYVLLEETLPRSIERLFPWGLILLGALNLTYPVTRFIDWFAPIGFLLGALFRFIAAIGAVKYVFYPVKKVSVYTTVNEPIKGAFKFNSRDEVVRAIGEVWSRPGSVLITRENIMEAMSRIHPESLVFWVTRAKEGVISETPQIYAVSPTSIDILTDLVAKALQRGYRTVYIDALEYLILENGFERTMKFILNVKDMALNAKGLVVLVVSEEILDEKQKGMIEREFEPFRQDLASQ; encoded by the coding sequence ATGAGCGCCCTCTACGGCCTGCTCATTCCCGTTCTCAATTTTATTTCCAGGTGGACGCTCTTTATTGCCACTGCCTACCAGGCCAAAAAGACCAGGGAGAAGGGGTGGGTACTGCTGTCGGCTGCCTTTCTAATAGGCGCGCTGGATATAGAGAACTACGTGCTCACCCCAGTGGGTGTGAAGTTCAAGGAGGATGCCTACCTCGTGGCATCCGTTACCCCAAACTTTGCCATGGCGATAATGTTCCTGTGGGGAGCGCGCCACGTGAAGTGCGGAAAGACCGAGTTCGAGGACGCCCTTTATGCCGCTGTTTTTGGCGTTGTCTCATACATCTGGATATTCCTTGTGGCCTCTAACCTTAAGCCCTTTGAGAACCCCACAGTGGCATACTCCCTTCCGTCTCTGATCTTCGGTTTGTCTATTATATACCTCGGGTACGTCCTCTTGGAGGAGACCCTGCCTAGGTCCATTGAAAGGTTGTTTCCTTGGGGTCTGATCCTTCTGGGCGCTCTCAATCTAACCTACCCAGTGACGAGGTTTATTGACTGGTTTGCACCAATAGGCTTCCTCCTAGGAGCACTGTTCAGGTTTATCGCCGCGATCGGGGCTGTTAAGTACGTTTTCTATCCCGTAAAGAAGGTTTCGGTTTACACTACTGTGAACGAACCCATCAAGGGCGCTTTTAAGTTCAACAGCAGGGATGAAGTCGTTCGAGCAATCGGGGAGGTCTGGTCGAGACCGGGGAGCGTTCTCATTACCAGGGAGAACATCATGGAAGCTATGAGCAGGATCCATCCCGAATCGCTGGTGTTCTGGGTAACCAGGGCAAAGGAGGGCGTTATCTCTGAAACTCCCCAGATATATGCCGTAAGCCCGACCAGCATAGACATCCTGACGGACCTCGTGGCAAAGGCCCTTCAGAGAGGGTACAGAACTGTCTACATTGACGCACTCGAGTACCTAATCCTTGAGAACGGCTTTGAGAGGACAATGAAGTTCATTCTCAACGTTAAGGACATGGCACTAAACGCAAAGGGCCTCGTGGTGCTGGTAGTCAGTGAGGAGATACTCGACGAAAAACAGAAAGGAATGATAGAGAGGGAGTTTGAACCCTTCAGGCAAGACCTAGCTTCTCAATGA
- the glmU gene encoding bifunctional sugar-1-phosphate nucleotidylyltransferase/acetyltransferase, whose translation MKGVILAAGKGERLRPLTDDRPKVVLKVANRPIIEYVLQNLDPFVDEFVVIVRYQKEKLIKVLGDEFNGKPITYIEQLPGEGTAKAIESAEEHVGNEEFIVANGDIYLEEEGVRELVSVFRREKADAALLVKHFDDLSHFGKIEVEDGLVKKVAEKPGKVPGYANLGLYIFKPDVFDFIKSTPLSERGEYEITDTINLMINAGKRVAYATYSGYWNDIGRPWNLLELNEYLLKTKLKHEVRGTVEEGAVLIPPVEVGEGTVIRSGAYIIGPVKIGRNSRIGPNCFIRPYTSIGDNCHIGNAVEVKNSIIMDNSNAPHLNYVGDSIIGENCNLGAGTITANLRHDRANIKVEIKGKLEDSGRHKLGAIIGHNVKTGINVTIYPGRKIGSGSLIGPGVIVDKNVPPGTLVVVKQEKVVREL comes from the coding sequence ATGAAGGGTGTAATACTCGCCGCCGGTAAGGGGGAGAGATTGAGGCCGCTCACAGATGACAGGCCAAAGGTCGTTCTAAAAGTTGCGAACAGACCGATAATAGAGTACGTGCTCCAGAATCTTGACCCGTTTGTTGATGAGTTCGTGGTGATAGTCAGGTATCAGAAGGAGAAGCTGATAAAAGTTCTTGGCGATGAGTTCAACGGAAAGCCCATAACGTACATCGAACAGCTCCCTGGTGAGGGGACTGCAAAGGCGATAGAGAGTGCTGAGGAACACGTTGGCAACGAGGAGTTCATAGTGGCCAACGGGGACATCTACCTTGAGGAGGAAGGCGTTAGGGAGCTTGTGAGCGTTTTCAGGAGAGAGAAGGCCGATGCCGCTCTTTTAGTCAAGCATTTTGACGATTTAAGCCATTTTGGGAAAATAGAAGTTGAAGATGGCTTGGTTAAGAAGGTTGCTGAGAAGCCCGGAAAAGTCCCCGGTTATGCAAACCTTGGCTTATATATCTTCAAGCCGGACGTTTTTGACTTCATTAAGAGCACGCCTTTGAGCGAGAGGGGAGAATACGAGATTACAGACACCATAAACCTCATGATCAACGCCGGAAAAAGGGTTGCCTACGCCACCTATTCAGGCTATTGGAACGACATTGGCAGACCTTGGAACCTCCTTGAGCTGAACGAGTATCTCCTGAAGACCAAGCTGAAGCATGAAGTCAGGGGCACCGTTGAAGAGGGCGCAGTGCTCATCCCACCCGTTGAGGTTGGAGAGGGCACCGTCATCAGGAGCGGTGCGTACATAATCGGACCTGTGAAGATAGGAAGGAACTCACGCATCGGACCGAACTGCTTCATACGGCCCTACACGAGCATTGGAGACAACTGCCATATTGGCAACGCCGTAGAGGTGAAGAACTCGATAATAATGGACAACTCCAACGCGCCCCATCTGAACTACGTAGGGGACTCAATCATCGGGGAGAACTGCAACCTTGGTGCGGGAACAATAACCGCCAACCTGAGGCACGACAGAGCCAACATCAAGGTGGAGATAAAAGGAAAGCTTGAGGACAGCGGGAGGCACAAGCTCGGCGCGATAATCGGGCACAACGTTAAGACGGGCATAAACGTTACCATTTATCCCGGGAGGAAGATAGGAAGCGGCTCCCTTATAGGGCCCGGGGTGATAGTTGACAAAAACGTTCCCCCAGGAACCTTGGTGGTAGTGAAGCAGGAAAAAGTGGTGAGAGAGTTATGA
- a CDS encoding undecaprenyl-diphosphate phosphatase: MLQGIAEALLSGILAALLSWLPTSPEGTLASHLDKLISYTAFLVPSYAGIMFSVLYRYRERLSKESLMAIRGVQESELQYFILGFFLTLLMGFPLARLLNDDGEVFDVFNLILAVIITLFGLTWPRLAIMRRTESKIPTRPSFLDAVLGGLFQGFSCSGEASRTGLVTLALLLPGHKSENVLEWGFLIAPAYHLTRLLYLGAYSGNTLLGFISAVTAFFVSLVVMEALVRTAHRLGTEKFLTLFGLIGLLLNLGVLI; encoded by the coding sequence ATGCTTCAGGGTATAGCAGAGGCATTGCTTTCGGGGATTTTGGCGGCCCTGCTATCGTGGCTTCCGACCTCTCCAGAGGGCACTCTTGCCTCCCATCTCGATAAGCTGATTAGTTACACGGCTTTTCTCGTGCCCTCATATGCTGGTATAATGTTCTCCGTGCTCTATCGCTACCGAGAGAGGCTCTCCAAGGAATCTCTGATGGCCATCAGGGGAGTTCAGGAATCGGAACTTCAATACTTTATACTTGGATTCTTTCTGACTCTCCTTATGGGCTTCCCTCTGGCAAGGCTGTTAAATGATGACGGTGAGGTCTTCGATGTCTTCAATTTGATTCTGGCTGTGATCATAACGCTCTTTGGCCTAACCTGGCCCAGACTCGCCATAATGAGACGGACCGAAAGTAAAATACCCACCCGGCCCAGTTTTCTTGACGCGGTGCTTGGAGGACTGTTCCAGGGTTTTTCCTGCAGTGGTGAGGCTTCGAGGACGGGACTCGTAACTCTTGCACTCCTCCTTCCAGGGCACAAATCGGAGAACGTGCTTGAGTGGGGTTTTCTGATTGCTCCCGCATACCACCTGACACGGCTGCTTTACTTGGGTGCCTACAGCGGGAATACCCTCTTGGGCTTTATCAGCGCGGTTACGGCATTTTTTGTCAGTCTTGTGGTCATGGAAGCTTTAGTAAGAACTGCCCACCGTCTGGGGACAGAGAAGTTTTTAACGCTCTTCGGGCTAATCGGATTGTTGCTGAACCTGGGGGTGTTAATATGA
- a CDS encoding NOG1 family protein — MKNPFEKMPTVLTADELIDKAFRRAEKAASAFTPQGGKVAKARQREELRVRTVSNVVRDNLRKILDRTPGVSTLPKFYQELVDTLVDRDQFHRSLARVNWAIKTIRTLEQRYVEKIRYERDPIEIARLRRQFYGRVADILKDIGDDLEYLNKARNVLKELPVVDLELPTVVIAGHPNVGKSTLLRALTNAKPEVASYPFTTKGINVGQFEEHYLKYQVIDTPGLLDRPLSERNEVEKQAILALKHLGDVIVYIFDPSEYCGFPIEEQMHLFEEIYSEFGEFPFIVVLNKADIAEEEKMKKIEEFVKSKGLEPLRISALNGDGLDELKKRVIEIVKPKAEELARKVMERELRKFREEAF; from the coding sequence ATGAAGAACCCATTTGAGAAAATGCCGACGGTTCTTACCGCTGATGAGCTCATCGACAAGGCCTTCAGGAGGGCCGAGAAGGCCGCTTCAGCCTTCACTCCCCAGGGAGGGAAGGTTGCCAAGGCCCGGCAGAGGGAGGAGCTTAGGGTCAGGACCGTCTCCAACGTGGTAAGGGATAACCTCAGAAAGATACTCGACAGGACTCCCGGTGTCTCAACCCTGCCGAAGTTCTACCAAGAGCTCGTTGATACCCTCGTTGACCGCGACCAGTTCCACCGCTCGCTGGCAAGAGTCAACTGGGCGATAAAGACGATAAGAACACTCGAACAGAGGTACGTGGAGAAGATACGCTACGAGAGGGACCCAATCGAAATAGCCAGGCTCAGGAGGCAGTTCTACGGCAGGGTCGCGGACATACTCAAAGATATCGGCGACGACCTTGAGTACCTCAACAAGGCCAGGAACGTCCTAAAGGAGCTTCCGGTCGTTGACTTGGAGCTCCCGACGGTGGTCATAGCGGGTCATCCAAACGTAGGCAAGAGCACCCTTCTCAGGGCTCTCACCAACGCGAAGCCAGAGGTCGCGAGCTATCCATTCACGACGAAGGGAATAAACGTTGGCCAGTTCGAGGAGCACTACCTCAAATACCAGGTGATAGACACGCCGGGATTACTTGACAGGCCGCTCAGCGAGAGGAACGAGGTGGAGAAGCAGGCGATCCTCGCTTTAAAGCACCTCGGGGATGTCATCGTCTACATCTTCGACCCGAGCGAGTACTGCGGCTTCCCGATAGAGGAGCAGATGCACCTGTTCGAGGAGATTTACTCAGAGTTCGGCGAGTTTCCCTTCATCGTCGTCCTCAACAAGGCCGACATAGCCGAGGAGGAGAAGATGAAGAAGATCGAGGAGTTCGTCAAATCCAAAGGTCTCGAACCCCTCAGGATATCGGCCCTAAACGGCGACGGCCTCGACGAGCTCAAGAAGAGGGTCATCGAGATAGTGAAGCCCAAGGCAGAAGAGCTCGCCAGGAAGGTCATGGAGAGGGAGCTGAGGAAGTTCCGAGAGGAGGCGTTTTAG
- a CDS encoding 30S ribosomal protein S8e translates to MAIWQGRSLKKPSGGRIILARKKRKRELGREPANTKVGEDREKRKIIRTYGGNRKVRLIEALYANVFENGKGKKVKILNVVENPANRQYARRNIITKGAIIETEAGRAIVTSRPGQDGVVNAVLIKEENA, encoded by the coding sequence ATGGCTATCTGGCAGGGAAGATCACTCAAGAAACCCTCAGGTGGTAGGATCATCCTCGCAAGGAAGAAGAGGAAGAGGGAGCTCGGAAGGGAGCCGGCCAACACGAAGGTCGGTGAGGACAGGGAGAAGAGGAAGATAATCAGGACCTACGGCGGCAACAGGAAGGTCCGCCTCATCGAGGCCCTCTACGCCAACGTCTTTGAGAACGGCAAGGGCAAGAAGGTCAAGATCCTCAACGTCGTCGAGAACCCGGCCAACAGGCAGTACGCGAGGAGAAACATAATCACCAAGGGCGCCATAATCGAGACCGAGGCCGGTAGAGCCATCGTCACCAGCAGGCCGGGCCAGGACGGAGTCGTTAACGCCGTCCTCATCAAGGAAGAGAACGCCTGA
- the pyrG gene encoding glutamine hydrolyzing CTP synthase, which translates to MTKFIFVTGGVVSGLGKGITSASIGMLFKARGFRTTNIKIDPYLNYDAGTMNPYQHGEVFVLDDGGEVDLDLGNYERFLDTSLSFDHNITTGKVYSAVIEKERKGEYLGATVQVIPHITNEIKERIRRIARDYDVVVVEIGGTVGDIEGMPFLEAARQMQLEEGRENVAFVHVTYVPKMKVVGEQKTKPTQHSVKELRSLGIQPDAIVTRSEDPLEDSARRKISLFTNVPEEAVISAYDVEDTYEVPLMLEKEGLPSYLAMRLGLPEREPELEAWREMVEKYKSLTDTVEIAIVGKYVKLADSYLSIKEALKHSSVANDVKVKIRWIEAEDVERQGVKLLDGVDGIIVPGGFGARGTEGKMMAIRYARENNIPFLGICFGFQLTVVEFARNVLGLEGAHSTEIDPQTPYPVVDLMPEQRDLDRLGGTMRLGAYPVHIKPNTLARKLYGREIVYERHRHRWEVNPDYVEKFEEAGLVFSGIAGDDERRMEILELPTNDYFIATQFHPEFKSRPMRPAPVFRGLVEAAKKKKYGS; encoded by the coding sequence ATGACGAAGTTCATATTTGTCACGGGTGGCGTTGTTAGCGGTCTTGGAAAGGGTATCACCAGCGCTTCTATCGGAATGCTCTTCAAGGCGCGCGGCTTCAGAACGACGAACATCAAGATAGACCCCTACCTCAACTACGACGCAGGGACGATGAACCCATACCAGCACGGTGAGGTCTTCGTACTCGACGACGGCGGGGAGGTCGACCTGGATTTGGGCAACTACGAGCGCTTTTTGGACACCAGTCTGAGCTTCGACCACAACATAACCACCGGCAAGGTCTATTCAGCCGTCATCGAGAAGGAGCGCAAAGGTGAGTACCTTGGAGCCACCGTCCAGGTCATACCGCACATAACCAACGAGATCAAGGAGCGCATAAGGAGGATAGCGAGGGACTACGACGTTGTCGTCGTTGAAATAGGTGGAACGGTCGGCGACATCGAGGGCATGCCTTTCCTTGAGGCTGCGAGGCAGATGCAACTTGAAGAGGGCAGGGAGAACGTCGCCTTCGTCCACGTCACGTACGTGCCTAAGATGAAGGTCGTCGGCGAGCAGAAGACCAAGCCGACCCAGCACAGCGTAAAGGAGCTCCGCTCCCTCGGAATCCAGCCAGACGCAATAGTTACCCGCTCTGAGGATCCGCTCGAGGACTCCGCCAGGAGGAAGATAAGCCTCTTCACCAACGTCCCAGAAGAGGCTGTCATAAGCGCCTACGACGTGGAGGACACCTACGAAGTCCCGCTGATGCTCGAAAAGGAGGGTCTACCTTCATACCTAGCCATGAGGCTCGGCCTCCCCGAGAGAGAGCCCGAGTTGGAAGCCTGGCGCGAGATGGTCGAGAAGTACAAGTCCCTCACCGACACGGTTGAAATAGCGATAGTGGGTAAGTACGTCAAGCTGGCTGACTCATATCTGAGCATCAAGGAGGCGTTGAAGCACTCCAGCGTGGCAAACGACGTCAAGGTGAAGATAAGGTGGATCGAGGCTGAGGACGTTGAGAGGCAGGGCGTCAAGCTCCTTGACGGCGTTGATGGAATAATCGTACCCGGCGGCTTTGGTGCGAGAGGCACAGAGGGCAAGATGATGGCGATAAGGTACGCTAGGGAGAACAACATCCCCTTCCTCGGCATCTGCTTCGGCTTCCAGCTCACTGTTGTTGAGTTCGCTCGCAACGTCCTCGGGCTTGAGGGGGCACATTCAACTGAGATAGACCCGCAGACGCCCTATCCAGTTGTTGACCTGATGCCAGAGCAGAGGGACCTCGACAGGCTCGGCGGCACCATGAGGCTTGGAGCCTATCCAGTTCACATCAAGCCGAACACCCTCGCGAGGAAGCTCTACGGCAGGGAGATAGTCTACGAGAGACACCGCCACCGCTGGGAGGTCAACCCTGACTACGTGGAGAAGTTCGAGGAAGCTGGTTTGGTCTTCAGCGGCATAGCGGGAGATGACGAGAGGAGGATGGAGATACTCGAGCTTCCCACCAACGACTACTTCATAGCGACGCAGTTCCATCCGGAGTTCAAGTCGAGGCCGATGAGGCCAGCTCCAGTCTTCAGGGGCCTTGTTGAAGCGGCAAAGAAAAAGAAGTACGGAAGCTAA
- a CDS encoding DUF555 domain-containing protein encodes MGDYVVVLEAPIIVKDVETSEDAINVAVSKVTKALNKEKLDFVRVEIGYSQCPVCGAHFESAFVIGSVGLVGMYLTLKVYNAQSIEHAERIAKAVVGKALKKVPLKVFEIRELEDEEKENGVELE; translated from the coding sequence ATGGGGGACTACGTGGTCGTTCTCGAGGCGCCGATAATCGTAAAGGACGTTGAGACGAGCGAAGACGCTATAAACGTTGCAGTGAGCAAGGTCACCAAGGCCCTCAACAAGGAGAAGCTCGACTTTGTGAGGGTGGAGATAGGCTACTCCCAGTGTCCAGTCTGCGGGGCGCACTTTGAGAGCGCCTTCGTTATAGGGAGCGTTGGACTCGTTGGGATGTACCTGACGCTCAAGGTGTACAACGCCCAGAGCATAGAGCACGCAGAGAGGATCGCCAAAGCCGTTGTGGGTAAGGCCCTAAAGAAAGTGCCCCTGAAGGTGTTTGAGATACGGGAGCTTGAAGATGAAGAAAAAGAAAATGGTGTGGAGCTAGAGTAG
- a CDS encoding DUF357 domain-containing protein, which translates to MGREITDEKLQKYFKITEEALKRLEIAVHEKSLLMSVARDFLTMARSYFEDARYYYEKGDYVTAFAALNYAHGFIDAGVRLGVFKGEDDRLFAFG; encoded by the coding sequence GTGGGACGCGAGATAACAGATGAAAAGCTCCAGAAGTATTTCAAAATAACTGAGGAGGCTCTCAAAAGGCTTGAAATAGCAGTCCACGAGAAGAGCCTTCTCATGAGCGTCGCCCGCGACTTTTTGACCATGGCGAGGAGCTATTTTGAGGACGCCAGATACTATTATGAGAAGGGCGACTACGTGACCGCTTTCGCCGCTCTTAACTATGCCCACGGTTTTATTGACGCGGGAGTGAGGCTTGGAGTGTTTAAGGGTGAAGACGACAGGCTTTTCGCCTTTGGGTGA
- a CDS encoding 7-carboxy-7-deazaguanine synthase QueE, whose translation MRVIMAEVFNSWQGEGGSVEGSAFGRRQIFVRFAGCDLHCVWCDSKEYIDASRVSRWRYEIEPFTGRFEYNSNPASVEEVVGAILRLDTGDIHSISYTGGEPTLQVKPLKALMERMKELGFDNFLETHGGLPELIKEVAPLTDYASVDIKDETARATEDWRGLVLREVESIRILKRAGAKTYAKLVVTSETKVENVRWYASLLKGLAPMVIQPREPMDIPQARLMELYREAARVMGRKNVGLSFQVHKYLNVL comes from the coding sequence ATGAGAGTTATAATGGCAGAGGTCTTCAACAGCTGGCAGGGTGAAGGGGGAAGCGTCGAGGGCTCAGCCTTCGGAAGGAGGCAGATATTCGTTCGCTTCGCCGGCTGCGACCTTCACTGCGTCTGGTGCGACTCGAAAGAATACATAGACGCCTCCCGCGTTTCCCGCTGGAGGTACGAGATAGAGCCCTTCACGGGGAGGTTTGAGTATAACTCGAACCCAGCGAGCGTTGAAGAGGTCGTTGGAGCCATTTTAAGGCTCGATACCGGCGATATTCACTCCATAAGCTACACCGGCGGCGAGCCGACACTCCAGGTGAAGCCGCTGAAGGCCCTGATGGAGAGGATGAAGGAGCTCGGCTTCGACAACTTCCTCGAGACCCACGGCGGCCTTCCGGAGCTGATTAAGGAAGTGGCGCCGCTGACGGACTACGCGAGCGTCGACATAAAGGACGAGACAGCCAGGGCAACGGAAGACTGGAGGGGGCTCGTCCTCAGGGAAGTCGAGAGCATCAGAATCCTGAAGAGGGCCGGGGCGAAGACCTATGCCAAGCTCGTCGTCACGAGCGAGACCAAGGTGGAGAACGTCCGCTGGTACGCCTCGCTCCTCAAGGGCCTCGCGCCTATGGTGATACAGCCGAGAGAACCGATGGATATCCCCCAGGCGAGGCTCATGGAGCTCTACCGCGAGGCGGCGAGGGTAATGGGGAGGAAGAACGTGGGCCTCAGCTTCCAGGTGCACAAGTACCTCAACGTGCTTTGA
- a CDS encoding RuvB-like helicase, with amino-acid sequence MTVIEEVATKSFERIGMHSHIRGLGLDENGRAKFMADGMVGQVKAREAAGIAVELIKRGKLAGKGILLVGPTGSGKTAIAMGIARELGEDVPFVQIAGSEIYSAEVNKTEFLKQAMRRAIGVRISEERKVYEGEVKSIEVRKTRHPFNPYVEIPESVIITLRTKDDEKTIRAGREIAYQLMEMGVEEGDVIQIDAETGRISKVGTTKEEEGLFFKRKVNLPSGPVLKIKEFTYTVTLHDLDVANARGNIFGLLFSTGAEISDEVRQRVDETVKQWIEEGRATLVPGVLFIDEVHMLDIEAFSFLARAMESELAPILILATNRGRTKIRGTDIEAPHGIPIDMLDRLLIINTEPYKKEEIREIVKIRAKEEKIEVSEEAIEYLAELGEKTSLRYAVQLLAPASVLAKGGRVEKEHVEKAKEYFADIKRSIQFVEKLEGMLH; translated from the coding sequence ATGACAGTGATCGAGGAAGTTGCAACCAAGAGCTTCGAGAGGATCGGCATGCACTCCCACATAAGGGGCCTCGGCCTCGACGAGAACGGAAGGGCGAAGTTCATGGCCGACGGAATGGTCGGACAGGTGAAGGCGAGGGAAGCGGCCGGAATAGCCGTGGAGCTCATCAAGCGCGGCAAGCTCGCGGGTAAGGGCATTCTCCTCGTCGGCCCGACCGGAAGCGGTAAGACTGCAATAGCAATGGGCATAGCAAGGGAGCTCGGTGAGGATGTTCCGTTCGTCCAGATAGCAGGTAGCGAAATCTACTCCGCCGAAGTGAACAAGACCGAGTTCCTCAAGCAGGCTATGAGGAGGGCAATAGGCGTCAGGATAAGTGAGGAGAGGAAGGTCTACGAAGGTGAGGTAAAGTCCATCGAGGTCAGGAAGACGAGGCATCCCTTCAACCCGTACGTTGAGATTCCGGAGAGCGTCATCATAACCCTCCGCACGAAGGACGACGAGAAAACGATAAGGGCTGGAAGGGAGATAGCATATCAGCTCATGGAGATGGGCGTCGAGGAGGGCGACGTCATTCAGATTGACGCTGAAACTGGCAGGATATCCAAGGTGGGAACCACAAAGGAGGAAGAGGGCCTCTTCTTCAAGAGGAAGGTCAACCTTCCGAGCGGGCCCGTCCTGAAGATCAAGGAGTTCACCTACACGGTTACTCTCCACGACCTCGACGTTGCAAACGCGAGGGGCAACATCTTCGGCCTGCTCTTCAGCACCGGAGCGGAGATAAGCGACGAGGTGAGGCAGAGGGTCGATGAAACCGTCAAGCAGTGGATAGAGGAGGGCAGGGCCACGCTGGTTCCTGGTGTTCTCTTCATCGACGAGGTCCACATGCTCGACATCGAGGCGTTCTCGTTCCTCGCGAGGGCAATGGAGAGCGAGCTTGCTCCAATACTCATCCTGGCCACCAACAGGGGCAGGACGAAGATAAGGGGAACCGACATCGAGGCACCCCACGGAATCCCGATTGACATGCTCGACAGGCTTCTCATCATCAACACCGAGCCGTACAAGAAGGAGGAGATCAGGGAGATAGTCAAGATAAGGGCCAAGGAGGAGAAGATTGAGGTCAGTGAGGAAGCCATAGAGTACCTTGCGGAGCTCGGTGAGAAGACCAGCTTAAGGTATGCAGTCCAGCTCCTCGCACCGGCGAGCGTTTTAGCTAAGGGCGGTAGGGTCGAGAAGGAGCACGTCGAAAAAGCCAAGGAGTACTTCGCCGACATAAAGAGGAGTATCCAGTTCGTCGAGAAGCTCGAAGGCATGCTCCATTGA